One genomic segment of Mastomys coucha isolate ucsf_1 unplaced genomic scaffold, UCSF_Mcou_1 pScaffold22, whole genome shotgun sequence includes these proteins:
- the Vsig10 gene encoding V-set and immunoglobulin domain-containing protein 10 isoform X2 has product MAGLRVLLCLGALLARQSSADLEAVAIGEVHENVTLRCGSKSGPRGLVTWYRNDSEPAFLASSNSSLPLAAPRFSLEDAGALHIEALRLEDDGNYTCQEVLNETHWFPVRLRVASGPTHVEVNISTTGTLPNGTLYAARGSQVDFNCCSSAQPPPEVEWWIQTHSMPEFLGKNLSANSFTLMLMSQNLQGNYTCSATNVLSRRQRKVTTELLVYWPPSSVPQCSVEVSSESATLELTCNWDGGYPDPTFLWTEEPGGTILGNSKLQTLSPSQLSEGKKFKCVGNHILGPESGASCVVQISSPLLASQPMKTCFVGGNVTLTCQVTGANPPARIQWLRNLTQPETAIQPSSRYVITQQGQSSSLTIHNCSQDLDGGFYFCRAENPIGVRAVDIWLSVKEPLNIGGIVGTVVSLLLLGLAIVSGLMLYYSPAFCWKAGSTFR; this is encoded by the exons ATGGCCGGACTGCGCGTCCTGCTGTGCCTCGGGGCGTTGCTGGCCCGCCAGAGCTCCGCAG ACTTAGAGGCAGTGGCTATTGGCGAAGTCCATGAGAATGTTACTCTACGCTGTGGCAGCAAGTCGGGACCCAGGGGTCTGGTGACCTGGTACCGGAATGACTCAGAGCCCGCCTTCCTGGCCTCCTCCAATTCCAGCCTCCCTCTGGCTGCACCCCGTTTCTCTCTAGAGGATGCAGGTGCCCTGCACATTGAGGCACTAAGACTGGAGGATGACGGCAACTACACCTGCCAGGAAGTTCTGAATGAGACCCACTGGTTCCCCGTGCGGCTTCGGGTGGCCA GTGGCCCTACCCACGTTGAGGTTAACATCTCAACCACTGGCACCCTCCCCAACGGCACCCTGTACGCAGCCAGGGGCTCCCAGGTGGACTTCAACTGCTGCAGCTCTGCGCAGCCTCCGCCCGAGGTGGAGTGGTGGATCCAGACCCACAGCATGCCTGAGTTCTTAGGAAAGAACCTGTCGGCCAACAGCTTCACTCTGATGTTGATGTCTCAGAACCTCCAAGGCAACTACACCTGTTCAGCCACCAACGTGCTCAGCAGGAGACAGCGAAAGGTGACCACCGAGCTCCTGGTCTACT GGCCCCCTTCATCAGTTCCTCAGTGCTCGGTGGAGGTGTCTTCAGAAtcggctaccctggaactcacctgTAACTGGGATGGGGGGTACCCTGATCCGACCTTCCTGTGGACTGAGGAACCTGGAGGAACGATCCTGGGGAATTCAAAGCTGCAAACACTGAGCCCGTCACAGCTGTCGGAGGGCAAGAAGTTCAAATGCGTTGGGAACCACATACTGGGACCCGAGTCTGGAGCCAGCTGCGTGGTACAGATCT CAAGCCCCTTACTGGCATCCCAGCCCATGAAAACTTGCTTCGTGGGGGGCAACGTGACACTCACCTGCCAAGTGACGGGAGCCAACCCACCTGCAAGGATCCAGTGGCTGAGGAACCTCACACAGCCAGAGACAGCCATCCAGCCCAGCAGCCGCTATGTCATTACCCAGCAGGGCCAAAGCTCCTCTCTTACCATCCATAACTGCTCCCAGGACCTGGATGGAGGCTTTTACTTCTGCCGGGCCGAGAACCCCATTGGTGTGAGGGCGGTAGACATCTGGCTGAGTGTGAAAG AACCTCTGAACATCGGGGGCATTGTGGGCACTGTGGTGAGCCTCCTCCTGCTGGGACTGGCCATTGTTTCAGGCCTCATGCTGTATTACAGCCCTGCTTTCTGCTGGAAGG cagGGAGCACATTCAG GTAA
- the Vsig10 gene encoding V-set and immunoglobulin domain-containing protein 10 isoform X1, producing MAGLRVLLCLGALLARQSSADLEAVAIGEVHENVTLRCGSKSGPRGLVTWYRNDSEPAFLASSNSSLPLAAPRFSLEDAGALHIEALRLEDDGNYTCQEVLNETHWFPVRLRVASGPTHVEVNISTTGTLPNGTLYAARGSQVDFNCCSSAQPPPEVEWWIQTHSMPEFLGKNLSANSFTLMLMSQNLQGNYTCSATNVLSRRQRKVTTELLVYWPPSSVPQCSVEVSSESATLELTCNWDGGYPDPTFLWTEEPGGTILGNSKLQTLSPSQLSEGKKFKCVGNHILGPESGASCVVQISSPLLASQPMKTCFVGGNVTLTCQVTGANPPARIQWLRNLTQPETAIQPSSRYVITQQGQSSSLTIHNCSQDLDGGFYFCRAENPIGVRAVDIWLSVKEPLNIGGIVGTVVSLLLLGLAIVSGLMLYYSPAFCWKAGSTFRGQDTGDIMVLVDSEEEEEEEEEEDKKDVAEEVEQETNETEELPKEISKHGHIHRVTALVNGNLDCMGNGFQEFQDDSDEQQSDIVQEEDKPV from the exons ATGGCCGGACTGCGCGTCCTGCTGTGCCTCGGGGCGTTGCTGGCCCGCCAGAGCTCCGCAG ACTTAGAGGCAGTGGCTATTGGCGAAGTCCATGAGAATGTTACTCTACGCTGTGGCAGCAAGTCGGGACCCAGGGGTCTGGTGACCTGGTACCGGAATGACTCAGAGCCCGCCTTCCTGGCCTCCTCCAATTCCAGCCTCCCTCTGGCTGCACCCCGTTTCTCTCTAGAGGATGCAGGTGCCCTGCACATTGAGGCACTAAGACTGGAGGATGACGGCAACTACACCTGCCAGGAAGTTCTGAATGAGACCCACTGGTTCCCCGTGCGGCTTCGGGTGGCCA GTGGCCCTACCCACGTTGAGGTTAACATCTCAACCACTGGCACCCTCCCCAACGGCACCCTGTACGCAGCCAGGGGCTCCCAGGTGGACTTCAACTGCTGCAGCTCTGCGCAGCCTCCGCCCGAGGTGGAGTGGTGGATCCAGACCCACAGCATGCCTGAGTTCTTAGGAAAGAACCTGTCGGCCAACAGCTTCACTCTGATGTTGATGTCTCAGAACCTCCAAGGCAACTACACCTGTTCAGCCACCAACGTGCTCAGCAGGAGACAGCGAAAGGTGACCACCGAGCTCCTGGTCTACT GGCCCCCTTCATCAGTTCCTCAGTGCTCGGTGGAGGTGTCTTCAGAAtcggctaccctggaactcacctgTAACTGGGATGGGGGGTACCCTGATCCGACCTTCCTGTGGACTGAGGAACCTGGAGGAACGATCCTGGGGAATTCAAAGCTGCAAACACTGAGCCCGTCACAGCTGTCGGAGGGCAAGAAGTTCAAATGCGTTGGGAACCACATACTGGGACCCGAGTCTGGAGCCAGCTGCGTGGTACAGATCT CAAGCCCCTTACTGGCATCCCAGCCCATGAAAACTTGCTTCGTGGGGGGCAACGTGACACTCACCTGCCAAGTGACGGGAGCCAACCCACCTGCAAGGATCCAGTGGCTGAGGAACCTCACACAGCCAGAGACAGCCATCCAGCCCAGCAGCCGCTATGTCATTACCCAGCAGGGCCAAAGCTCCTCTCTTACCATCCATAACTGCTCCCAGGACCTGGATGGAGGCTTTTACTTCTGCCGGGCCGAGAACCCCATTGGTGTGAGGGCGGTAGACATCTGGCTGAGTGTGAAAG AACCTCTGAACATCGGGGGCATTGTGGGCACTGTGGTGAGCCTCCTCCTGCTGGGACTGGCCATTGTTTCAGGCCTCATGCTGTATTACAGCCCTGCTTTCTGCTGGAAGG cagGGAGCACATTCAG GGGACAGGACACGGGTGACATCATGGTTTTGGTGGattcagaagaggaggaggaagaagaggaggaggaggacaagaaagATGTTGCTGAAGAGGTGGAGCAGGAGACAAACGAGACAGAGGAGTTGCCGAAAGAGATAAGCAAGCATGGACACATTCACAGGGTGACTGCCCTGGTCAACGGGAACTTAGACTGCATGGGGAATGGATTCCAGGAGTTTCAGG ATGACAGTGATGAGCAGCAAAGCGACATTGTTCAAGAGGAAGACAAGCCAGTTTGA
- the LOC116104627 gene encoding vegetative cell wall protein gp1-like: MGDRLCIAVALALAPFLSHRRKHIGSVILTGVQLLDTWCSHRLEFPHSRPLSPGLPCQANVPPPPHPPPRVPSALRSPQPGVPLASRLISAAFPRLRVPLSTVSRRHGVSSAPRPFSPVFPRLRSPRPGVPPTSRSLGPAFPRSSAFPDSPRRPRNPAFPCALPAPAPPPTGRHVTGSS, encoded by the exons ATGGGAGACAGGCTCTGCATTGCTGTGGCTTTGGCACTAGCTCCATTTCTCAGTCATAGAAGGAAGCATATAGGAAGTGTCATCCTCACTGGGGTACAGCTTTTGGACA CCTGGTGTTCCCACCGACTCGAGTTTCCCCACTCACGCCCTCTCAGCCCGGGGCTCCCCTGCCAGGCCAAtgttccacccccaccccaccccccgcctcgCGTCCCCTCGGCCTTGCGTTCCCCTCAGCCTGGCGTTCCCCTGGCCTCGCGTCTCATCAGTGCGGCATTTCCCCGGCTCCGGGTCCCCCTCAGCACCGTTTCCCGTCGGCACGGCGTTTCCTCCGCCCCGCGTCCCTTCAGTCCAGTGTTCCCCCGCCTCCGGTCCCCTCGGCCCGGCGTTCCCCCCACCTCCCGTTCCCTCGGCCCAGCGTTCCCCCGCAGCTCCGCGTTCCCCGACTCACCCCGCCGCCCCCGCAACCCTGCGTTCCCCTGCGCGCTCcccgccccggccccgccccccACCGGCCGCCATGTGACGGGAAGCAGCTGA